A window of Kribbella voronezhensis genomic DNA:
GGACCGGGTCGGATTGAAGGGCCGTCGCATTCGGTCTGGCTACTACCGTGATCACACTCGTGACCAGCAAGGCGATCCCGGCGATCAGGTACGAGTTGCCCATCAGTGCCTGCGGGAAGTTGTGATGGAACTCCTTGTCGTCCGCCCAGGGGGCCCACCACGGCAGGCCGAGGGCGAACACGAGCGTCCAGGCGGTAGCGAAGACCTTCATCGCGGTGCCACGGCCGACCCAGGACCACACGACAGCCGTGGCGGGCAAGGCCCAGACCCAGTGATTGGACCAGGAGATCGGCGAGACGAGCAGTCCGGTGAAGCCGGTCACCACGAGCGCGTCGAGCGAGCGTCCGGCGGCGTACAGGCGGCGGGCGACGGCGAGGCCGCCGGCGCCGACGATAGTGGCTGAGAGCAACCAAAGCGGGCCGGTGGCCCCGGAGTTCTCGGTGAGTCGGGCGATCGTGCCGCGCAGCGACTGGTTGCTGATGTAGTGGGCCGGCCCGGGACGGCTGGGATCGAAGATGTAGCGGGTCCAGAAGTCCACTGTCGGACCGGGCATGACGAGCCAGCCCAGCAGCAGGGTGCCCGCGGTCGCCGCAGTGGCGACGGCCGCCTCGCGGAAGCGCCGGGTCACCAGCAGGAAGACGATGAAGATTCCCGGCGTCAGTTTGATGCCGGTGGCAACGCCGACCAGCAGGCCGCGGAACCGGCGAGGCGTGTGACCGAGCAGGTC
This region includes:
- a CDS encoding glycosyltransferase 87 family protein; the encoded protein is MTTSPVLPAVKTRNLLPWFALAGAAVIVVCVALWPPSSSMSDLRVYFAGARGFVDGDDIYTVNQKYPGMGLGFTYPPFAAMIMAPLAIGEHFARLLMTLLSGVSLLAVGAVTARALRPQWSRDRLIGAGLFCSAAGLLLEPVSSTFGMGQINLVLLALLMVDLLGHTPRRFRGLLVGVATGIKLTPGIFIVFLLVTRRFREAAVATAATAGTLLLGWLVMPGPTVDFWTRYIFDPSRPGPAHYISNQSLRGTIARLTENSGATGPLWLLSATIVGAGGLAVARRLYAAGRSLDALVVTGFTGLLVSPISWSNHWVWALPATAVVWSWVGRGTAMKVFATAWTLVFALGLPWWAPWADDKEFHHNFPQALMGNSYLIAGIALLVTSVITVVARPNATALQSDPVQAVR